One Salipiger sp. H15 DNA window includes the following coding sequences:
- a CDS encoding VOC family protein, whose protein sequence is MGAEFPLTGLRSVEVATPDLAAATEFYTRVWGLDEAARDAGNVWLRASGGDPYVLRLTQGAATCVISVTFRAAEETDLSALRDRLVAAGGTAEGGIARLADHGGGTGFAVRDPSGRLYRVVQGDALSVPLEAAGRQMPDRLAHVNINTRDLDADIRFFEEGLGFTLTDRSKMMGFLRTNSDHHAVVLAIAEVDTLNHVAFNHPDWEAVMKASGRMCDAGFGIGWGPGRHGPGDNVFLYFVDPFGMVIEHTAEVLQVDETYRVGGPEDWTWAPGRSDQWGIAPPKTEACKTAQLAIPFL, encoded by the coding sequence ATGGGCGCGGAATTTCCCCTCACCGGCCTGCGCAGCGTCGAGGTCGCGACGCCCGACCTCGCCGCCGCCACCGAGTTCTACACCCGCGTCTGGGGGCTCGACGAGGCTGCGCGCGACGCGGGGAATGTCTGGCTGCGGGCCAGCGGCGGCGATCCCTACGTGCTGCGCCTGACACAGGGCGCGGCGACGTGCGTGATCTCGGTCACCTTTCGCGCCGCGGAGGAAACCGACCTGTCCGCCCTGCGCGACCGGCTGGTCGCGGCGGGGGGCACGGCGGAGGGCGGCATCGCCCGGCTCGCGGACCATGGCGGCGGCACGGGCTTTGCGGTGCGCGATCCCTCGGGGCGGCTCTACCGCGTCGTGCAGGGCGATGCGCTTTCCGTGCCGCTCGAGGCCGCGGGGCGCCAGATGCCGGACCGGCTGGCGCATGTGAACATCAACACCCGTGACCTCGATGCCGACATCCGCTTCTTCGAGGAGGGGCTCGGCTTCACCCTGACCGACCGCTCGAAGATGATGGGCTTCCTGCGCACCAACTCGGACCACCACGCCGTGGTGCTGGCCATTGCCGAGGTGGACACGCTGAACCACGTCGCCTTCAACCACCCGGACTGGGAGGCGGTGATGAAGGCCTCGGGCCGGATGTGCGACGCGGGCTTCGGCATCGGCTGGGGGCCGGGGCGGCACGGGCCGGGGGACAACGTGTTCCTCTATTTCGTCGATCCCTTCGGCATGGTGATCGAGCACACCGCCGAGGTGCTGCAGGTGGACGAGACCTACCGCGTCGGCGGGCCGGAGGACTGGACATGGGCTCCCGGGCGCAGCGACCAGTGGGGCATCGCCCCGCCGAAGACCGAGGCCTGCAAGACGGCGCAGCTGGCCATCCCCTTCCTCTGA
- a CDS encoding bifunctional 3-(3-hydroxy-phenyl)propionate/3-hydroxycinnamic acid hydroxylase has product MTPEWDVTIVGCGPVGAFAANLLGRAGLRVLVLDRDAAPYALPRAVHVDHEMLRLLADADLLAPLEDLLLPADGHLHIGADHGVIRYLSAAGKPRPFGYANDYFFYQPELEAVLRAGLARYPNVTLRLRCEVTGLEVLGDQARLALAGGESINTRWVLGTDGARSTVRKALGVTLDDLDFEEPWLVVDAEVDGPISFPALSGVAEGANLQRLSVMMCDPARPATIVPGRGNHRRWEFMLLPGEDDAQMSRPETVAALVAPWVQGAEHRIIRAATYRFHGLVATDWRVGPVLLAGDAAHQTPPFFGQGMCHGLRDVANLVWKLELVLAGKADSSLLDSYQTERDAQVRHVIGKAIEAGKYICVLDPEEATARDARVRAQQDIRTAAELIAPIASDLVGAGAGERFINPVAREDGALLDAVTGGGWVLLSHGEAALSAEAAAVLARLGARQLVMDRDVADPEGHLAAWLDAREAAHVLLRPDFYTAALAAGAPQMSAEITRLGRALRLAQPAAAQAATS; this is encoded by the coding sequence ATGACGCCCGAGTGGGATGTGACCATCGTCGGCTGCGGCCCCGTCGGCGCCTTTGCCGCGAACCTGCTGGGCCGGGCCGGGCTGCGCGTGCTGGTGCTCGACCGCGACGCCGCGCCCTACGCGCTGCCGCGCGCGGTGCATGTCGACCACGAGATGCTGCGCCTGCTGGCGGACGCGGACCTGCTGGCGCCGCTCGAGGACCTGCTGCTGCCCGCCGACGGGCACCTGCACATCGGCGCCGATCATGGCGTGATCCGCTACCTCAGCGCGGCGGGCAAGCCGCGGCCCTTCGGCTATGCCAACGACTACTTCTTCTACCAGCCCGAGCTCGAAGCAGTGCTGCGCGCCGGGCTCGCGCGCTATCCGAACGTGACGCTGCGCCTCCGCTGCGAGGTGACCGGGCTCGAGGTGCTGGGCGATCAGGCCCGGCTGGCGCTGGCCGGGGGCGAGAGCATCAACACGCGCTGGGTGCTCGGCACCGACGGCGCGCGCAGCACGGTGCGCAAGGCGCTTGGCGTGACGCTCGACGACCTCGATTTCGAGGAGCCCTGGCTGGTGGTCGATGCCGAGGTGGACGGGCCGATCTCCTTCCCCGCGCTGTCGGGCGTCGCCGAGGGAGCGAACCTGCAGCGCCTGTCGGTGATGATGTGCGACCCCGCGCGCCCGGCGACCATCGTGCCGGGACGGGGCAACCACCGCCGCTGGGAATTCATGCTGCTGCCCGGCGAGGACGACGCGCAAATGTCGCGGCCCGAGACCGTCGCCGCGCTGGTGGCGCCCTGGGTGCAGGGGGCAGAGCACCGGATCATCCGCGCCGCCACCTACCGCTTCCACGGGCTCGTTGCCACCGACTGGCGCGTCGGGCCGGTGCTGCTGGCCGGGGATGCCGCGCACCAGACGCCGCCCTTCTTCGGCCAGGGCATGTGCCACGGGCTGCGCGACGTCGCCAACCTCGTCTGGAAGCTCGAGCTGGTGCTGGCGGGGAAGGCGGACAGCTCCCTGCTCGACAGTTACCAGACCGAACGCGACGCGCAGGTGCGCCACGTGATCGGCAAGGCGATCGAGGCGGGCAAGTACATCTGCGTGCTCGACCCCGAGGAGGCGACGGCGCGCGACGCGCGGGTCCGCGCGCAACAGGACATCCGCACCGCCGCCGAGCTCATCGCGCCGATCGCGTCCGACCTTGTCGGCGCCGGGGCGGGCGAGCGCTTCATCAACCCGGTGGCGCGCGAGGATGGCGCTCTGCTCGACGCGGTGACCGGCGGAGGCTGGGTGTTGCTGTCGCACGGCGAGGCGGCGCTGAGCGCCGAGGCCGCCGCGGTGCTGGCGCGGCTCGGCGCAAGGCAGCTCGTAATGGACCGCGACGTGGCCGACCCCGAGGGGCATCTCGCTGCGTGGTTGGACGCGCGGGAGGCGGCCCACGTGCTGCTGCGCCCCGATTTCTACACCGCGGCGCTGGCGGCAGGCGCGCCGCAGATGAGCGCCGAGATCACCCGCCTCGGGCGGGCGCTGAGGCTGGCGCAGCCCGCGGCGGCGCAGGCCGCCACCTCGTGA
- a CDS encoding TRAP transporter large permease: protein MSAFALGLTGIGSMFLLLFLRQPVWLALALVGIVGNLLLNDLSVAALLAGTGTFDTASSYGLSVIPLFVLMGEVASGSRMSAELFAAARVFTTGVRGGLSIASIAASGAFGAICGSSVATAASMTRIALPEMQKAGYEDGYAAASVAAGGSLGILIPPSIILVIYGSIAEASVARLFAASLIPGIVLMLLYVVVSVLLAGRSGPAAGAETVTMAERFRALLRPWQFMLLFLVSIGGIYAGVFSPNEAASVGAFGAVVIGFLRRTLGVEGFIRAVQATVIISCALFMIIIGATMFANFVVQTRLPEKLLALAQAAELSPALVMALIILLYIVMGCFLEGIGMVLITVPVFLPVVTGFGFDPIWFGVLVAVLVELGLITPPVGMNLFIIKAQSAALSMGTLYRGILPFLIAPVVLVVLLFAVPQLALWLPGVLY from the coding sequence ATGAGCGCCTTTGCCCTCGGCCTCACCGGCATCGGTTCGATGTTCCTGCTGCTCTTCCTGCGGCAACCCGTGTGGCTGGCGCTGGCGCTGGTCGGCATCGTCGGGAACCTGCTGCTCAACGATCTTTCCGTCGCGGCGCTGCTTGCCGGGACCGGCACCTTCGACACTGCCTCGAGCTACGGGCTCTCGGTCATCCCGCTTTTCGTGCTGATGGGCGAGGTCGCCTCGGGCTCGCGCATGTCGGCCGAGCTCTTTGCCGCGGCGCGCGTCTTCACCACCGGGGTGCGCGGCGGGCTTTCGATCGCCTCGATCGCCGCCTCGGGCGCCTTCGGGGCGATCTGCGGCTCATCGGTGGCGACCGCCGCCAGCATGACCCGCATCGCCCTGCCCGAGATGCAGAAGGCGGGCTACGAGGACGGCTATGCCGCCGCCTCGGTCGCCGCCGGCGGCTCGCTCGGTATCCTCATCCCGCCCTCGATCATCCTGGTGATCTACGGCTCGATCGCCGAGGCCTCGGTGGCCCGGCTCTTCGCCGCGTCGCTCATCCCCGGCATCGTGCTGATGCTGCTCTACGTCGTGGTCTCGGTGCTGCTGGCGGGCCGCTCGGGCCCCGCGGCGGGGGCCGAGACGGTGACCATGGCCGAGCGCTTCCGTGCGCTGCTGCGGCCCTGGCAGTTCATGCTGCTCTTCCTCGTCTCGATCGGCGGCATCTACGCAGGGGTCTTCAGCCCCAACGAGGCCGCCTCGGTCGGTGCCTTCGGCGCGGTGGTGATCGGCTTCCTGCGTCGCACGCTGGGCGTCGAGGGCTTCATCCGCGCCGTGCAGGCGACGGTGATCATCTCCTGCGCGCTCTTCATGATCATCATCGGCGCCACGATGTTCGCCAATTTCGTCGTGCAGACGCGCCTGCCCGAGAAGCTGCTGGCGCTGGCGCAGGCGGCCGAGCTGTCGCCGGCGCTGGTGATGGCGCTGATCATCCTGCTCTACATCGTCATGGGCTGCTTCCTCGAGGGCATCGGCATGGTGCTGATCACCGTCCCGGTCTTCCTGCCGGTGGTGACCGGCTTCGGCTTCGACCCGATCTGGTTCGGCGTGCTGGTGGCGGTGCTGGTCGAGCTGGGGCTGATCACCCCGCCGGTGGGGATGAACCTCTTCATCATCAAGGCGCAGAGCGCGGCCCTGTCGATGGGGACACTCTACCGGGGCATCCTGCCCTTCCTGATCGCGCCCGTCGTGCTGGTGGTGCTGCTCTTCGCGGTGCCGCAGCTCGCGCTCTGGCTGCCCGGGGTGCTCTACTGA
- a CDS encoding TRAP transporter small permease, which produces MMPPDRLTRFFHVIASLAVVVMMLTVVADVVLRFVFNIPVRGAYDVVGFGLLVMVFFGMAPVVARQGEILIDIVDGMLPAAVLGLLKLLASVGTLGFLVFLGWSMFGPAHDAYVYGDRSLELGVPLWTLWALAFAGLAGTCWAALRRVLGFGQVADAAHAAEVES; this is translated from the coding sequence ATGATGCCCCCGGACCGCCTGACGCGCTTTTTCCATGTCATCGCCTCGCTGGCCGTCGTCGTGATGATGCTGACCGTGGTGGCCGACGTGGTGCTGCGCTTCGTCTTCAACATCCCCGTGCGGGGCGCCTATGACGTGGTCGGTTTCGGGCTGCTGGTCATGGTGTTCTTCGGCATGGCGCCGGTGGTGGCACGGCAGGGCGAGATCCTGATCGACATCGTCGACGGCATGCTGCCCGCGGCGGTGCTGGGCCTGCTGAAGTTGCTGGCCTCGGTGGGCACGCTCGGCTTCCTCGTCTTCCTCGGCTGGTCGATGTTCGGCCCGGCGCATGATGCCTATGTCTACGGCGACCGCTCGCTGGAGCTGGGCGTGCCGCTCTGGACGCTCTGGGCCCTGGCCTTCGCCGGGCTCGCCGGCACCTGCTGGGCGGCGCTGCGCCGGGTGCTCGGGTTCGGGCAGGTGGCGGACGCGGCCCATGCCGCAGAGGTGGAGTCATGA
- a CDS encoding fumarylacetoacetate hydrolase family protein: protein MRFISFEHDGRASWGRVEGSEVTNLGALPGAPADLRAAIAAGALALDGPAPRLPRAAVRLLPVIPNPGKILCVGHNYESHRKETGRAEVAHPSIFTRFADTLVAAGDPVIRPAVSGDLDYEAELAIVIGRGGRNIPEAEAMEHVAGFACFNDASVRDWQWHTRQFIPGKNFPGTAPFGPELVTPDEIADLRAVVVRSVLNGEVMQEAPVAHMIFPIPVIIAYVSQFTPLAPGDVIATGTPGGVGSKRTPPVWMKPGDEIEVRIDGVGSLVSKIVAEA, encoded by the coding sequence ATGCGTTTCATCAGCTTTGAACACGACGGTCGCGCCAGTTGGGGCCGCGTCGAGGGATCCGAGGTCACCAATCTCGGCGCGCTACCCGGTGCGCCCGCCGATCTGCGCGCGGCGATCGCCGCGGGGGCACTGGCGCTCGACGGCCCGGCCCCGCGGCTGCCGCGCGCTGCAGTCAGGCTGCTGCCGGTGATCCCGAACCCGGGAAAAATTCTCTGCGTCGGGCACAATTACGAGAGCCACCGCAAGGAAACCGGCCGCGCCGAGGTGGCGCACCCGTCGATCTTCACCCGCTTCGCCGACACGCTGGTCGCCGCCGGTGACCCGGTGATCCGCCCCGCCGTCTCGGGCGATCTCGACTACGAGGCGGAGCTGGCGATCGTCATCGGCCGCGGCGGTCGCAACATCCCCGAGGCCGAGGCCATGGAGCATGTCGCGGGCTTCGCCTGCTTCAACGACGCCTCGGTGCGCGACTGGCAGTGGCACACCCGGCAGTTCATCCCGGGCAAGAACTTCCCCGGCACCGCGCCCTTCGGCCCCGAGCTGGTGACCCCGGACGAGATCGCCGACCTGCGCGCCGTGGTGGTCCGCTCGGTGCTCAACGGCGAGGTGATGCAGGAGGCGCCGGTCGCGCACATGATCTTCCCGATCCCGGTGATTATCGCCTATGTCTCGCAGTTCACCCCGCTGGCGCCGGGCGACGTGATCGCCACGGGCACGCCGGGCGGGGTCGGATCGAAGCGCACCCCCCCGGTGTGGATGAAGCCCGGCGACGAGATCGAGGTGCGCATCGACGGCGTCGGCTCGCTGGTCAGCAAGATCGTGGCGGAGGCCTGA